In Oncorhynchus keta strain PuntledgeMale-10-30-2019 chromosome 19, Oket_V2, whole genome shotgun sequence, a single genomic region encodes these proteins:
- the LOC127909596 gene encoding uncharacterized protein LOC127909596, translated as MILCCHLGDMHLAFKGLITRWLAVNDFELAFTGLITRWLAVNDFELAFTGLITRWLAVNDFELAFTGLITRWLAVNDFELAFTGLITRWLAVNDFELAFTGLITRWLAVNDFELAFTGLITRWLAVNDFELAFTGLITRWLAVNDFELAFTGLITRWLAVNDFELAFTGLITRWLAVNDFELAFTGLITRWLAVNDFELAFTGLITRWLAVNDFELAFKGLITRWLAVNDFELAFTGLITRWLAVNDFELAFTGLITRWLAVNDFELAFKGLITRWLAVNDFELAFKGLITRWLAVIWYTGYKNNSHKGRQVPIETRRLKTLLEGNLFLF; from the exons ATGATCCTTTGCTGCCACCTGGGGGACATGCAT TTAGCTTTCAAAGGTCTGATAACCAGATGGTTAGCCGTGAATGACTTTGAGTTAGCTTTCACAGGTCTGATAACCAGATGGTTAGCCGTGAATGACTTTGAGTTAGCTTTCACAG GTCTGATAACCAGATGGTTAGCCGTGAATGACTTTGAGCTAGCTTTCACAGGTCTGATAACCAGATGGTTAGCCGTGAATGACTTTGAGCTAGCTTTCACAGGTCTGATAACCAGATGGTTAGCCGTGAATGACTTTGAGCTAGCTTTCACAGGTCTGATAACCAGATGGTTAGCCGTGAATGACTTTGAGCTAGCTTTCACAG GTCTGATAACCAGATGGTTAGCCGTGAATGACTTTGAGCTAGCTTTCACAGGTCTGATAACCAGATGGTTAGCCGTGAATGACTTTGAGCTAGCTTTCACAGGTCTGATAACCAGATGGTTAGCCGTGAATGACTTTGAGCTAGCTTTCACAGGTCTGATAACCAGATGGTTAGCCGTGAATGACTTTGAGCTAGCTTTCACAGGTCTGATAACCAGATGGTTAGCCGTGAATGACTTTGAGCTAGCTTTCACAG GTCTGATAACCAGATGGTTAGCCGTGAATGACTTTGAGCTAGCTTTCAAAG GTCTGATAACCAGATGGTTAGCCGTGAATGACTTTGAGTTAGCTTTCACAGGTCTGATAACCAGATGGTTAGCCGTGAATGACTTTGAGTTAGCTTTCACAGGTCTGATAACCAGATGGTTAGCCGTGAATGACTTTGAGTTAGCTTTCAAAGGTCTGATAACCAGATGGTTAGCCGTGAATGACTTTGAGTTAGCTTTCAAAGGTCTGATAACCAGATGGTTAGCCGTGATTTGGTACACAGGATACAAAAACAACTCCCACAAAGGGAGGCAGGTTCCCATAGAAACAAGACGCTTGAAAACACTGCTGGAAGGAAATCTGTTTTTATTTTAG